Sequence from the Candidatus Cloacimonadaceae bacterium genome:
ATCTCGCCTTTGCCAATCTCGAAGGCGTGTTTTTGACCGCGCCCGGTGAAACGAAAAAAGGTGCCGATCCGGGAAACAGCTATGCTTTCAAATCCCCGGATCACTATGTTTATCATCTCCGGGATGCCGGCATCGACGTGGTCAGCATCGCCAATAACCACATCGGGGATTTTGGTGAAACCGGCAAAGAAAACACCGTGAAAATGCTGCGCGACGCAGGAATCGAATATGCCGGATTACTCGAATACCCGATGGCGGTGTTCACCAAAGATGCCGTCCGTTATGGTTTTTGCGCCTTCGCGCCCAATAATGACACGATGAAACTAAATGACTACAAAACTGTTCGACGCGTGATCGAAGAACTGGACGCGGTTTCGGACATCGTGATCGTCTCCTTTCATGGCGGTGGGGAAGGGCAAAAATATCGTAATATCACCAAAAAGAAAGAGCTCTACCTGGAGGAAGATCGCGGCAATCCCTATGAGTTTGCACGGGTAGCAATCGATGCCGGAGCCGATATTGTTTTTGGACACGGACCCCACGTCCCACGCGCCATCGATCTCTATAAAAACAGGTTCATCGCCTATAGCCTGGGCAATTTTGCCACCTATGCCAGATTCAACCTCAAGGGCTCAAACGGGATCGCTCCCATCGTCAGGGTAAACGTCTCACTGAGCGGCGAATTCATCGATGCGCAGATCATTTCCGCCAAACAAAGCGGGGAAGGAGGTCCCGTGATTGATGCTGACAATGCCGCCGTCAAAGAGATCAGCAGACTCACGAAGATGGACTTTCCCAAGAGCAAACTGGTCATCTCAGACAGTGGATACGTGGCATTGAAACAAATTAAAGTGAACAGGTGAGCGGGTGAACATCTCACATCTCATCTCTCATCTCCATCCGATAAACTGATATTGACACAAAGCGCGGCTGATTATTTGATGCACACAAGGTGAGGAGCCGATTATTTTTATGCCTAAATATCTGATATTAATACTGCTTGCATTGAGCACGGTGCTGCTATCCGCCATCGGAAAAACGCCACAGGAACAGGCTGCTCTTGCCCAACTGCCTAAAATGCTTGATGGAGGAGGCTTGGATAGCCTAAGCATCGCTTTCGAAAAGGACTGGGATCTTTCCACCAAGTTCAAGAACCAAAACCAGCTTGACATTCTCTCAAACCCTTGGAACGCTTTTCCTTACATCGCGGATATGCGTCTGCGCTGTCATGAAGCAAGCACGATCTGTGGTGCCGCTGCTCTGATGGACTATTTTGGTTCCGAAGCCTGGCAGAGCGACGTCTGCGGTCTCTATGACGTCTATAAATCTTTCTGGCGTGGGCGCTATAAAGAAAAAGTGCGCAAACCGGCAGATGTTTTGGACTTCTATGAAGGTGTGCTAAAAGAACTTAAGCCACGCCTCGATGAAGTCTTTGGCAAGCTGAACAAAACGCAAACGGACAGCCTCACTGCCTTCTTTTTTACCGCTTTGAGCGAGAACGAAGACGCGCAGAAATATAAGGATTTCCTCAAGGGTGCGCAGCTACCAAATCTGGAAAGCTATGACCTGCAGCGCTTTGCATGGCTCTTTGAACAAGCGGATTATCAGGCACTGCACAATATCGGCATCTGTTATCTCGCCGCCTCCGATCTTATCTTTGAAGAAGCGCCCAAGCTCAGGTTTACCAAGACAAAGCCGATCATCAAAAGCAGTCCCTATGGAGTAATGATCATCGGCGGCACCGGAGACGACGTCTATAACGACCTGCAGATCAATGCTTTGCTGCATCAACCGCTATGCTTTGTCCTCGACCCCAAAGGCAATGACCGCTATGAGGCTCCGCTCAATACCATTTTTGACCACCCATTCTATCTTGCGATTGATCTTTTCGGAGACGATACATACCGCAATCCCTATCCCGGCGGGCTGTTTAGCGTTCGTGCCGGCTATGGTTTTTCCTACGATAAAGCGGGAAACGACAGCTACCAAAGCGACGATTTCAGCTTTTGCGCTTTTCTCGGCATGGGCATGCACCGCGACGAATCCGGAAACGATATCTATCAAGCTGGTCTATTCACTCAGGGCGCCGCGCTCTTTGGCGTATATGCCCTTATCGATGTGGATGGAAACGATTCCTACACAGCCACATCACTGGCTCAGGGGATGGGTTCCACATGCGGAGTCGGAACCCTTGTCGATCTCGGCGGCGCGGATGTCTATTACATCGGCGGCAAATATTTCCACGCGCCGTTGATGCCTTTGGACTATCGCTCCATGGGGCAGGGCATGGGTTTTGGTTTCAGACCAGACTATGCCGGCGGGCTGGGCTTGCTCTTTGATGCAGGGGGAAATGACAAATACATCGGCGGAGTCTATGCGCAGGGCGTGGGATATTGGTATGCCATGGGTCTGCTTGTCGATGAAAGTGGAAACGATGTCTATAATGCAATCTACTATCCGCAGGGCAGCGGAATCCACCTCGCTTGCGGGATGCTCTATGACCGCGAGGGCGATGATGTATATTACAGCAGAAACGGTCCCGGACAAGGCTCCGGACACGATTGGGGCTTCGGACTTTTGGTCGATGGCGCGGGAAACGATGCCTATTCCATCCACGGCGGAGTCGGAGTCGGACTCACCAATTCCGTAGGCATCTTTATCGATGTCAGTGGCGACGACCGTTATGAAAGAGCCGAAGCCAACAACTACGGCTATGCCAATTTTGCCCGCAGCACAGGCGGGATCGGACTTTTCCTCGATGCCGGAGGCAAGGATAGCTATCCCGACAGCCTGAGAAAGAACGATCACGACTGGACAAACGGCACCTATGGCATCGGTAATGACGTCTCAATCAACGAAATCACCAAAACCGCCATCGAAGCCCTTGCCGAACAAGCTGCCGCGCCGGATAGCCTGGATACGATCGCAAATATCTTCGCCGCCGCTTCGGAATGGGAAGTAGGCTCCGCGGTTTTGCGCGTCAAAGCTGCCCGCGCCATCTTGCTCAGCCGTGAAGAAGAAGCGATAAACTATATAATCAACAACAAGATAAACAGCAAGTCCGGTCTCGAATACCGTGCCATGGAAGCGCTGGTGCGCGTCTCCGGTGAGCTTGTCCGCCGTCTCTATCCTTTGATCTTTTTGCCGGACTCCCTGGCGGCAAAAAACGCTCTTTCGCTGATTGCCGCTTCCGGAGACAGTCTCGTCATCGAACCCCTAAAGCAGCTTTTGGCACAAAAGAAATATATAACTGCCTGCCTGTCCCTGCTCAGCTATGTAAACAGCGCGGAAAGCGTTGATATCTTATCCGCATACGTCTCTCATCCGAGCGAGCGCTATCGTTATATCACAGCGCGTTCTTTGATGCAGATCAAGCATCCTTCCGCGCGGGTATTGCTTTTGAGTATGGAACAAGACACGTCGTTTCTGGTCAAAACCCTGATTAAAAACCTGCCCATCGAGGAAAAATGATCGATAAACAAAGCTTTTTGAACGAGCTGCGGGAGCTGGGCATCAGCGATCCCGAAACGCTTTATTCCGCACTGGAAAACTATCAACGTATCCTCAAGGAAAAGAACGAACTGATCAACCTGATCTCGCGTCAGACTTCCGAGGAGGACTTTTGGTACAAGCATTTCCTTGACAGTCTCTTGGTCTTGAAATGTTTG
This genomic interval carries:
- a CDS encoding CapA family protein; this encodes MFDNNVGRKMRLFLFGSLKYPSHLPKLMILLLLLALFADIGANDSPQNSVPGQEEISPDIQSAEDLVQSLIDAGKRYLGNSYKFKNPLGDKMDCSGYLSYLFSLHDISLPNSSGAIGKSVDKINLASVQKGDLLFFKGRNRSSSAVGHVSMVIETNGSDLKMIHSCQRGVLIDDYPRMKYYRDRFLYAGRVPDLQKMLASMDSSEFQRQKPAMPQDQSALSKDATSLIPTRNSVSIIGVGDIMLGTNYPSDQFLPPNDGRDLLQPVYAILKAADLAFANLEGVFLTAPGETKKGADPGNSYAFKSPDHYVYHLRDAGIDVVSIANNHIGDFGETGKENTVKMLRDAGIEYAGLLEYPMAVFTKDAVRYGFCAFAPNNDTMKLNDYKTVRRVIEELDAVSDIVIVSFHGGGEGQKYRNITKKKELYLEEDRGNPYEFARVAIDAGADIVFGHGPHVPRAIDLYKNRFIAYSLGNFATYARFNLKGSNGIAPIVRVNVSLSGEFIDAQIISAKQSGEGGPVIDADNAAVKEISRLTKMDFPKSKLVISDSGYVALKQIKVNR
- a CDS encoding HEAT repeat domain-containing protein, translating into MPKYLILILLALSTVLLSAIGKTPQEQAALAQLPKMLDGGGLDSLSIAFEKDWDLSTKFKNQNQLDILSNPWNAFPYIADMRLRCHEASTICGAAALMDYFGSEAWQSDVCGLYDVYKSFWRGRYKEKVRKPADVLDFYEGVLKELKPRLDEVFGKLNKTQTDSLTAFFFTALSENEDAQKYKDFLKGAQLPNLESYDLQRFAWLFEQADYQALHNIGICYLAASDLIFEEAPKLRFTKTKPIIKSSPYGVMIIGGTGDDVYNDLQINALLHQPLCFVLDPKGNDRYEAPLNTIFDHPFYLAIDLFGDDTYRNPYPGGLFSVRAGYGFSYDKAGNDSYQSDDFSFCAFLGMGMHRDESGNDIYQAGLFTQGAALFGVYALIDVDGNDSYTATSLAQGMGSTCGVGTLVDLGGADVYYIGGKYFHAPLMPLDYRSMGQGMGFGFRPDYAGGLGLLFDAGGNDKYIGGVYAQGVGYWYAMGLLVDESGNDVYNAIYYPQGSGIHLACGMLYDREGDDVYYSRNGPGQGSGHDWGFGLLVDGAGNDAYSIHGGVGVGLTNSVGIFIDVSGDDRYERAEANNYGYANFARSTGGIGLFLDAGGKDSYPDSLRKNDHDWTNGTYGIGNDVSINEITKTAIEALAEQAAAPDSLDTIANIFAAASEWEVGSAVLRVKAARAILLSREEEAINYIINNKINSKSGLEYRAMEALVRVSGELVRRLYPLIFLPDSLAAKNALSLIAASGDSLVIEPLKQLLAQKKYITACLSLLSYVNSAESVDILSAYVSHPSERYRYITARSLMQIKHPSARVLLLSMEQDTSFLVKTLIKNLPIEEK